A single Lactuca sativa cultivar Salinas chromosome 8, Lsat_Salinas_v11, whole genome shotgun sequence DNA region contains:
- the LOC111906914 gene encoding uncharacterized protein LOC111906914: protein MERYLKRRISIDDASSSGIASNEIPQSSSIPSVPRKFLEVLNLVRDQNEIVWKVTLQNAPGNNQMVAPCIQKDLARCFAQAVLNSIFEEAGDDDTSALSLKSTIDSLFAEYGLSLTKIRGQGYDGANKVEESIGHDEIETGSGLNQELSLTRVGDTCWNSHYETLSCLVGLFSSVTDVLEYVEDEGLNSFSQRQASGLRIYLRSFDFLFHLQLMLKILGIINILSQALQRKNQDIVNAISLVKSTTLTLKKMRNDGFDALILDITSFCEKNSIQMNMEDFYVNPKARRQYTDISNHRYYEFYYFNMVLDMQIQEFGDCFNEVSSELLICMAGLNPHDSFCDFDPSKLRKLINFYPHDFSYKDRLDILNELSVYPNHMQQDGSFANLKNISDLARVMVETKMH from the exons ATGGAAAGATATCTAAAAAGACGGATATCAATCGATGATGCATCTTCATCTGGGATTGCTTCCAATGAAATTCCTCAATCTAGCTCTATTCCATCGGTGCCG AGGAAATTTCTAGAAGTATTGAATTTGGTTCGAGATCAAAATGAGATTGTATGGAAAGTTACGTTACAAAATGCTCCGGGGAACAATCAAATGGTGGCTCCATGTATTCAAAAAGACCTTGCTCGTTGTTTTGCACAAGCAGTACTTAACTCAATTTTTGAAGAAGCTGGTGATGAT GATACATCTGCATTATCTTTAAAATCTACTATTGACTCTTTATTTGCTGAATATGGATTGAGTTTGACGAAGATCAGGGGTCAAGGGTATGATGGAGCAA ATAAAGTAGAAGAATCCATTGGTCATGATGAAATTGAAACCGGAAGTGGATTAAACCAAGAACTTTCTCTTACTAGAGTCGGagatacatgttggaattctcaTTACGAAACTCTATCATGTTTGGTTGGTTTATTTTCATCTGTTACTGATGTTCTTGAATATGTTGAAGATGAAGGCCTTAATAGTTTTAGTCAACGTCAAGCAAGTGGTCTTCGAATATATCTTCGATCATTTGATTTTCTATTCCACTTGCAGTTGATGTTGAAAATTTTGGGGATCATAAACATATTGTCACAAGCTCTACAAAGAAAGAATCAAGATATCGTGAATGCTATAAGTTTGGTGAAATCAACCACTTTAACGTTAAAAAAGATGAGAAATGATGGGTTTGATGCACTTATTTTGGATATCACCTCTTTTTGTGAGAAAAATAGCATTCAAATGAACATGGAAGACTTTTATGTTAACCCAAAAGCCCGAAGACAATATACTGATATCTCCAATCATCGTTATTACGAGTTTTATTATTTTAACATGGTTTTGGATATGCAAATTCAAGAGTTCGGTGATTGTTTTAATGAAGTAAGCTCCGAATTGCTTATTTGTATGGCGGGTTTGAATCCACATGATTCATTTTGTGACTTTGACCCATCAAAGTTACGGAAGCTAATCAATTTCTATCCACATGATTTTAGCTATAAAGATAGGTTGGATATTTTAAATGAACTTTCGGTTTACCCCAATCATATGCAACAAGATGGAAGCTTTGCAAATTTGAAGAACATATCCGACCTTGCTAGAGTAATGGTGGAAACCAAGATGCATTAG
- the LOC111906915 gene encoding uncharacterized protein LOC111906915, whose protein sequence is MDFQLLLGFYIMSNITKLEFAALEVSGKTYVSWMIDVKMHLESMRISNVIYEFNNCLAQDKSKAQVFFRKHMDEMLRFEYLDVTDPSILWNLLKERFDYQMKVILPNARDEWRTLRFQDFKKVNEYNSTLFRICSKLKYCGQEVTDEDMLDKTYSTFHTTNITLMQQYRMPKFTRYSELNACLLVAEQNNELLMKNHESRLTGSVALPEANATNIDGHQNNTRGQGRGRGRGRRRDYFNRNQSHNQNHNFGRGQGHWSRTCRTPAHLGQLYQESIKGKGKEANLIVNVEFTPLNVADFCNDM, encoded by the exons ATGGATTTTCAACTTCTTTTAGGCTT TTACATTATGTCTAACATTACAAAGCTCGAGTTTGCAGCACTTGAAGTTAGTGGGAAAACTTATGTGTCATGGATGATAGATGTAAAAATGCATCTTGAGTCCATGAGAATCTCAAATGTTATATATGAATTTAATAATTGTTTGGCACAAGACAAATCAAAAGCACAAGTTTTCTTTCGTAAGCATATGGATGAAATGTTGAGATTTGAATATCTTGATGTTACTGATCCAAGTATTCTCTGGAATCTTTTGAAAGAAAGATTTGATTATCAAATGAAAGTTATACTTCCAAATGCTAGAGATGAATGGAGAACACTGAGGTTTCAAGACTTCAAAAAAGTAAATGAATACAACTCAACTTTGTTCAGAATATGTTCAAAACTCAAGTATTGTGGACAAGAAGTTACTGATGAAGATATGTTGGATAAAACATACTCCACATTTCATACAACAAACATTACCTTGATGCAACAATATCGGATGCCAAAGTTCACAAGATATTCTGAACTGAATGCATGTTTGCTCGTTGCAGAGCAAAACAATgaactcttgatgaaaaatcatgaaTCTCGTCTAACGGGATCAGTAGCACTTCCTGAAGCAAATGCTACAAATATTGATGGTCATCAAAACAATACACGTGGACAAGGGCGTGGTCGTGGTCGAGGAAGGCGCCGTGACTATTTTAATCGAAACCAAAGTCATAATCAGAACCATAATTTTGGTCGTGGACAAG GACATTGGTCAAGGACCTGTCGCACACCTGCACATCTTGGTCAACTTTATCAAGAGTccatcaaaggaaaaggaaaagaagcAAACCTCATTGTTAATGTTGAATTCACTCCGCTAAATGTTGCTGATTTCTGCAATGACATGTAA